From the genome of Ziziphus jujuba cultivar Dongzao chromosome 6, ASM3175591v1, one region includes:
- the LOC132803972 gene encoding disease resistance protein TAO1-like codes for MDIIELQLDGTGIKTRPESIWKLKCLKYLDLNDCPNLEKLQEISDDCKSSSLEELDISGCTRLKSSSLKQLGISGCTRLKSISESIWKMSSLKMLTLNGCPNLEKLHEISDDCMSSSLEKLDISDCTRLKSIPKSIWKMSSLISLTLSDCPNLEKLQEISDDCMSSSLEELDMSACTRLKSIPEIIWKMSSLKRLTLNDCPNLEKLQEILDDSKSSSLE; via the coding sequence ATGGATATAATTGAATTACAGTTGGATGGGACAGGAATTAAAACTCGGCCTGAAAGCATTTGGAAGCTCAAATGTTTGAAATATCTAGATCTTAATGATTGCCCAAACCTGGAAAAGCTTCAAGAAATCTCAGATGATTGTAAAAGTTCATCTCTTGAAGAGTTGGATATTAGTGGTTGTACGAGATTGAAGAGTTCGTCTCTTAAACAATTGGGTATAAGTGGTTGTACGAGATTGAAATCAATATCGGAAAGCATTTGGAAGATGAGTAGTTTGAAAATGTTGACTCTTAATGGTTGCCCAAACTTGGAAAAGCTTCATGAAATCTCGGATGATTGTATGAGTTCATCTCTTGAAAAGTTGGATATAAGTGATTGTACGAGATTGAAATCAATACCGAAAAGCATTTGGAAGATGAGTAGTCTGATAAGTCTGACTCTTAGTGATTGCCCAAACCTGGAAAAGCTTCAAGAAATCTCGGATGATTGTATGAGCTCATCTCTCGAAGAGTTGGATATGAGTGCTTGTACGAGATTGAAATCAATACCAGAAATCATTTGGAAGATGAGTAGTCTGAAAAGGCTAACTCTTAATGATTGCCCAAACCTGGAAAAGCTTCAAGAAATCTTGGATGATTCTAAGAGTTCATCTCTTGAATAG
- the LOC107431159 gene encoding disease resistance protein Roq1-like produces MAWAVLETTLALAVFQKLSRHFESHCFLRNVREEYEKHGIMELRKQLLFQLFYHDRTIPSLESTQLQERLCCTKVLVVLDDLDGAISQLNELLPKGYRFGAGSKIIVTTRDAQLVKSSTDKVYEVKRLNDVEALKLFCLHAFENNCDLKGYTAISKSVANYAHGNPLGLEVLGSSFRSKSVKEWKSALDELQIEPNPKIEKVLRISFN; encoded by the coding sequence ATGGCATGGGCGGTATTGGAAACCACCCTTGCTCTTGCTGTATTTCAAAAGTTATCTCGTCATTTCGAAAGTCATTGCTTTCTTCGCAATGTTAGAGAAGAATATGAAAAGCATGGCATAATGGAATTGAGAAAGCAACTTCTATTCCAACTGTTCTATCATGATAGAACTATTCCAAGCTTGGAATCAACTCAACTTCAGGAGAGACTCTGCTGCACAAAGGTCCTTGTAGTTTTAGATGATTTGGATGGTGCAATATCCCAATTAAATGAATTGTTACCTAAAGGGTACAGGTTTGGTGCTGGAAGCAAAATCATTGTCACAACTAGGGATGCACAGTTGGTTAAATCAAGTACAGATAAAGTTTATGAGGTTAAGAGGTTAAATGATGTTGAAGCTCTTAAGCTCTTCTGCTTACatgcttttgaaaataattgtGATCTTAAAGGATACACAGCTATATCAAAAAGTGTGGCCAATTATGCACATGGCAATCCATTAGGTCTTGAAGTTTTGGGTTCTTCATTTCGCTCCAAAAGTGTAAAAGAATGGAAAAGTGCATTGGATGAGTTGCAAATAGAGCCAAacccaaaaattgaaaaagtgcTAAGAATAAGCTTTAACTAa
- the LOC107431160 gene encoding uncharacterized protein LOC107431160 → MGSVPGLVTEPYRAALEGDWERMKRFYEENREAVFYPLTVTNDTPFHIAVYSKTKSPLEELIQIVPNPPIAKADDKKNTPLHEAGAIGNIEAAQVLMHWSPEQLEARNALGETPMFRAAAFGMREMVKYLASEVRSRHCDMQIQRIRDDNTSILHSAINGQHFETALWLFRNDEILGDLMDNKGMTCLQLLAYMPSAFKSGYPMGKFASFIYFCLPNNEHDDDKGDQMNFRQHDGLESGWSRHHHRQSCFLRFSRAITRMYSGLWTFLPAGWPIIGNIQNEKKKHESSWKLAKLLIKIDKSWEKTDIKPDIGIISFGEAEGSGSEKTAILGKKEDKEEKDDNNPPPLISTSTTPLLIATSTGIVEIVNGILEEYPQAVEHVSDQGLSIMHVANRYRQRDIFEHVRKMKIPMTRLVRRIDNNGYTLLHHVSDMTHCSAGILPNPALQLQDELKWFECVRKLIPSHYAMNHSKGGQTAQEFFEKSHADLLKEAQNWLKRTSESCSVIAVLIATVAFTAAYTVPGGSNQSTGVPILLHDPFFVVFTVMDVLSLVSSLTSVVMFISILTSPFRLQDFRQSLP, encoded by the exons ATGGGAAGTGTTCCAGGACTAGTTACAGAGCCATACCGAGCAGCCTTAGAAGGAGATTGGGAAAGAATGAAGAGGTTCTATGAAGAAAACAGAGAAGCAGTGTTTTATCCTCTCACAGTCACTAATGATACCCCATTTCATATAGCTGTTTACAGTAAAACTAAAAGCCCGCTTGAAGAATTGATTCAGATTGTGCCAAACCCGCCAATTGCGAAAGCCGATGATAAGAAAAACACACCTCTTCATGAGGCTGGCGCTATTGGAAATATTGAAGCAGCTCAAGTGTTGATGCATTGGTCTCCAGAGCAGCTTGAGGCTAGAAATGCTTTAGGAGAAACTCCAATGTTTAGAGCTGCTGCATTTGGTATGAGAGAAATGGTCAAGTATTTGGCTTCCGAAGTCCGAAGCCGTCACTGCGATATGCAGATTCAGCGCATCAGAGATGATAATACCTCCATTCTTCATAGTGCCATCAATGGCCAACACTTCG AGACAGCATTGTGGTTATTTAGAAATGATGAAATACTGGGAGATCTTATGGATAATAAAGGCATGACGTGTCTTCAGCTACTAGCATACATGCCATCGGCTTTCAAGAGTGGATACCCCATGGGCAAATTTGCATCATTTATCTATTTCT GTCTTCCAAATAATGAACATGATGATGACAAAGGTGATCAAATGAATTTTAGGCAACATGACGGTTTGGAGAGTGGATGGAGTAGACATCACCACCGTCAATCTTGCTTTTTAAGGTTCAGTAGAG CAATCACAAGGATGTACTCTGGCTTGTGGACGTTCTTACCTGCTG GATGGCCAATTATTGGCAACATTCAAAACGAGAAGAAGAAGCACGAATCATCTTGGAAACTTGCAAAGCTACTCATAAAGATTGACAAATCATGGGAAAAAACTGATATAAAACCAGATATAGGAATCATTTCATTTGGAGAAGCGGAAGGAAGTGGATCGGAGAAAACAGCTAtattaggaaagaaagaagataaaGAGGAAAAAGATGATAATAATCCTCCACCATTAATTTCTACAAGTACAACACCATTGCTTATAGCAACTAGCACTGGTATAGTTGAAATCGTTAATGGGATACTTGAAGAGTATCCTCAGGCAGTGGAGCATGTTAGTGACCAGGGACTTAGCATTATGCATGTCGCGAATAGGTACCGCCAAAGGGATATTTTTGAACATGTAAGGAAGATGAAGATTCCGATGACAAGATTGGTTAGGAGAATTGATAACAATGGCTATACCTTATTGCACCATGTTTCTGATATGACCCATTGTTCTGCTGGAATTTTGCCTAATCCTGCTCTTCAGTTGCAAGATGAATTGAAATGGTTTGag TGCGTTCGGAAATTAATTCCATCCCATTACGCGATGAACCACAGCAAAGGTGGTCAAACTGCCCAAGAGTTTTTCGAAAAGTCTCATGCAGATCTTCTCAAAGAGGCACAAAACTGGCTAAAGCGAACATCAGAATCCTGCTCAGTAATCGCAGTGCTTATCGCTACCGTAGCCTTCACAGCGGCGTATACCGTTCCAGGAGGTTCCAATCAGTCCACGGGCGTTCCGATATTACTTCACGACCCCTTCTTTGTGGTTTTCACCGTCATGGACGTTCTGTCCCTCGTCAGCTCTCTCACATCGGTGGTAATGTTCATCTCCATCctcacctctcccttcaggctTCAAGATTTCCGGCAGTCTCTCCCTTGA